A genomic region of Barnesiella viscericola DSM 18177 contains the following coding sequences:
- the ruvC gene encoding crossover junction endodeoxyribonuclease RuvC: MTPENDRVIIGIDPGTNVMGYGILRIVGNKPEVVALGVIQLNKFESHYLRLRRIFERVLSLIEQYLPDEMAIEAPFFGKNVQSMLKLGRAQGVAMAAALSRDIPITEYAPLKIKMSITGNGGASKEQVAAMLQRILHIPDENMLPQLDATDGLAAALCHFYQTNRPQVAKSYNSWKDFINKNPDKVSMGKKPLDK; encoded by the coding sequence ATGACACCCGAGAACGACAGAGTCATCATAGGCATCGACCCCGGCACCAACGTCATGGGGTATGGCATCTTGCGCATCGTGGGCAACAAACCCGAGGTGGTGGCCCTGGGGGTAATCCAGCTCAACAAATTCGAGAGCCACTACCTGCGGTTGCGCCGCATCTTTGAGCGGGTTCTCTCGCTCATCGAGCAGTACCTCCCCGACGAGATGGCCATCGAGGCCCCCTTCTTCGGCAAAAACGTGCAGTCGATGCTCAAACTCGGCCGGGCCCAGGGGGTAGCCATGGCGGCCGCCCTCTCGCGCGACATACCCATCACCGAGTATGCTCCCCTCAAAATCAAGATGTCGATTACCGGTAACGGCGGTGCCTCGAAAGAGCAAGTGGCCGCCATGCTGCAACGCATTCTCCATATCCCCGACGAGAACATGCTGCCCCAACTCGATGCAACCGACGGACTTGCCGCCGCGCTCTGCCACTTCTACCAGACCAACCGCCCCCAGGTGGCCAAGAGCTACAACAGCTGGAAAGACTTTATCAACAAAAATCCCGACAAGGTATCGATGGGAAAGAAGCCGCTCGACAAATAA
- the metH gene encoding methionine synthase, whose protein sequence is MTTLQQLLDQRILVLDGAMGTMIQRYGLGEKEFRGERFALADVELKGNNDLLCLTAPHVIDEIHRAYLEAGADIIETNTFNANAISMADYRLEGYVSEINLAAARLARQAADDYTTPQRPRFVAGSVGPTNKSCSMSPDVENPALRSLHFDTLAEAYREQMTALIEGGVDLLLIETIFDTLNAKAALWGARQAMESAGREVPVVLSVTVTESGRTLSGQTLEAFLTSVSHAPLLAVGLNCSFGARDMKPWLQRLAAIAPCYVSAYPNAGLPNQLGEYDETPQSMAVQIKEFIDEGLVNIVGGCCGTTPEHIAAYRSLVAGASPRRPVPRDPRLHLCGLDDLVVSRENNFVNIGERCNVAGSRKFLRLIHEKNYAEALDIARQQVEAGAQIIDINMDDAMLDARDEMVNFLNLVVSDPDIYRVPVMIDSSKWEVISAALRCLQGKAIVNSISLKEGEELFLQHAREIKQMGAAMVVMAFDEQGQADTYERKIEVCARAYRLLTEVAGVAPCDIIFDPNVLAIATGIESHDNYAVDFIRATEWIHQHLPGAKVSGGVSNLSFSFRGNNYIREAMHAVFLYHAIGKGLDMAIVNPATSVTYDDLPADTLTLIEDVVLNRRPDATERLIEFAARHRAEATVPSTDSPTDRRSQPVTDRLRQALVKGVSTHLEEDLAEAVAQYGSAIAVIEQPLMEGMNRVGQLFGEGKMFLPQVVKSARTMKQAVAILQPLIEQENARTGETSKRGKFIVATVKGDVHDIGKNIVSVILACNNFEVIDLGVMVPAERIVERAIAEQADFVGLSGLITPSLEEMGHVVSEMEKAGLRTPVIIGGATTSRLHTAVKIAPRYSGPVIHAGDASQNPLIAAQLLNPQTRQTFINSLQAEQEALRRSMKPADTLSLAEAEQRAPRIDWTGYTAPRPRQPGRHTVSPTLTEIRPYINWRAFFAVWKIGAQYAAIADMRGCDHCRAAWLAAFPTAERAKATEAMQLYKEANRLLDTLERENNDSPRGVYLLAEASTRGNLIRLQLPEGGVLEIPCLRQQVRKPEADACYYSLSDFIRPEEAGEPDYVGLFAITAGGDIQRRIERLRLAGDDYNALLLQSLADRLAEAASEWLHLHVRRELWGYAPDEPALGLPALLAGDYRGIRPAVGYPSLPDHSLFFDWNRALDLGQIEITLTENGAMYPNASTAGLYIAHPEARYFHIGHIAPDQRERYARQRGLTLDETGKWLSV, encoded by the coding sequence ATGACTACGCTGCAACAACTGCTTGACCAACGCATTCTCGTGCTCGACGGAGCCATGGGAACCATGATACAACGCTACGGACTGGGCGAAAAGGAGTTCCGGGGCGAACGCTTTGCCCTCGCCGACGTGGAACTGAAAGGCAACAACGACCTGCTGTGCCTCACCGCTCCACACGTCATCGACGAGATACACCGGGCCTACCTCGAAGCCGGGGCCGACATCATCGAGACCAATACCTTCAATGCCAACGCCATATCGATGGCCGACTACCGGCTCGAAGGGTATGTGAGCGAAATCAACCTCGCGGCGGCCCGCCTTGCCCGGCAGGCGGCCGACGACTACACGACCCCGCAGCGGCCCCGCTTCGTGGCAGGATCGGTGGGCCCCACGAACAAGAGTTGTTCCATGTCACCCGACGTGGAGAATCCCGCCCTGCGCAGCCTGCACTTCGACACCCTCGCCGAGGCTTACCGCGAACAGATGACGGCGCTTATCGAAGGGGGGGTAGACCTGCTGCTCATCGAGACCATCTTCGATACCCTCAACGCCAAGGCGGCGCTGTGGGGAGCCCGGCAGGCCATGGAGTCGGCCGGACGGGAAGTCCCCGTCGTGCTGTCGGTCACGGTCACCGAGAGCGGACGTACCCTCTCGGGACAAACGCTCGAAGCCTTCCTCACCTCGGTATCGCACGCCCCGCTCCTGGCCGTGGGTCTCAACTGCTCGTTCGGTGCCCGCGACATGAAGCCCTGGTTGCAACGACTGGCGGCCATCGCTCCCTGCTACGTGAGTGCCTACCCCAACGCCGGGCTGCCCAACCAGTTGGGCGAATACGACGAGACACCCCAGTCAATGGCCGTACAGATTAAAGAGTTTATCGACGAAGGGCTGGTCAACATCGTGGGCGGGTGTTGCGGCACCACCCCCGAGCATATCGCCGCCTACCGCTCGCTGGTAGCCGGAGCCTCGCCGCGTCGCCCGGTGCCCAGGGACCCGCGTCTGCATCTGTGCGGACTCGACGATCTGGTGGTCTCGCGCGAGAACAATTTCGTCAACATCGGCGAACGGTGCAACGTGGCCGGTTCGCGCAAGTTCCTGCGGCTCATTCACGAAAAGAACTACGCCGAAGCCCTCGACATCGCCCGACAGCAGGTCGAGGCCGGCGCCCAGATTATCGACATCAACATGGACGATGCCATGCTCGATGCCCGCGACGAGATGGTCAACTTCCTGAACCTCGTCGTCTCCGACCCCGACATCTACCGCGTCCCCGTAATGATCGACTCGTCGAAATGGGAGGTCATCTCGGCCGCCCTCCGATGCCTGCAAGGCAAGGCCATCGTCAACTCCATCAGCCTCAAAGAGGGCGAAGAGCTGTTTCTGCAACACGCCCGCGAAATCAAGCAGATGGGGGCGGCCATGGTGGTCATGGCGTTCGACGAGCAGGGACAGGCCGATACCTACGAACGCAAAATCGAGGTGTGTGCTCGCGCCTACCGTCTGCTCACCGAGGTGGCCGGCGTAGCTCCCTGCGACATCATCTTCGACCCCAACGTGCTGGCCATCGCCACCGGCATCGAGAGTCACGACAACTATGCCGTGGACTTTATCAGGGCGACCGAGTGGATTCACCAACACCTGCCGGGAGCCAAGGTGAGCGGCGGGGTAAGCAACCTCTCCTTCTCCTTCCGCGGCAACAACTACATACGCGAGGCGATGCACGCCGTCTTCCTCTACCACGCCATCGGCAAGGGGCTCGACATGGCCATCGTCAACCCGGCCACTTCGGTCACCTACGACGACCTGCCGGCCGATACGCTCACCCTCATCGAGGACGTGGTGCTGAACCGCCGTCCCGACGCCACCGAACGGCTTATCGAGTTTGCCGCCCGCCATCGGGCCGAAGCGACCGTCCCGTCGACCGACTCCCCGACCGACCGCCGTAGCCAACCCGTGACCGACCGTCTGCGACAGGCACTCGTCAAGGGCGTGTCGACCCACCTCGAAGAAGATCTGGCCGAAGCGGTGGCCCAATACGGCTCGGCCATCGCCGTCATCGAACAGCCCCTCATGGAGGGTATGAACCGCGTGGGGCAACTCTTCGGCGAGGGAAAGATGTTCCTCCCCCAAGTGGTCAAGAGTGCCCGCACCATGAAGCAAGCCGTAGCAATCCTGCAACCCCTCATCGAGCAGGAGAATGCCCGCACGGGCGAAACCTCCAAACGGGGCAAATTCATCGTGGCCACAGTCAAGGGCGACGTGCACGACATCGGCAAAAACATCGTCTCCGTGATTCTCGCCTGCAACAATTTCGAAGTGATAGACCTGGGCGTGATGGTCCCGGCCGAACGGATTGTCGAACGGGCCATTGCCGAACAGGCCGATTTCGTAGGACTGAGCGGTCTCATCACCCCCTCGCTCGAAGAGATGGGCCACGTCGTGAGCGAGATGGAGAAGGCAGGTCTGCGCACCCCCGTCATCATCGGCGGGGCCACCACCTCGCGCCTCCACACGGCGGTAAAGATTGCCCCACGGTACAGCGGACCGGTCATTCACGCCGGCGACGCTTCGCAAAATCCGCTCATCGCCGCCCAACTGCTCAACCCACAGACTCGCCAGACCTTTATCAACTCGCTGCAAGCCGAGCAGGAGGCTCTGCGCCGCTCGATGAAACCGGCCGATACCCTGTCTCTGGCCGAGGCCGAGCAGCGGGCTCCCCGCATCGACTGGACCGGCTACACGGCTCCCCGCCCCCGGCAACCGGGCCGCCACACGGTCAGTCCCACCCTCACGGAGATTCGCCCCTACATTAACTGGCGAGCCTTCTTTGCCGTGTGGAAGATAGGGGCACAATATGCCGCCATAGCCGACATGCGGGGCTGCGACCACTGCCGGGCTGCCTGGCTGGCCGCATTCCCCACGGCCGAACGGGCCAAGGCTACCGAGGCCATGCAACTCTACAAAGAGGCCAACCGACTGCTCGACACCCTCGAACGCGAGAACAACGACTCGCCGAGAGGTGTCTACCTGCTGGCCGAGGCTTCGACCCGCGGCAACCTCATACGCCTGCAACTGCCCGAAGGCGGGGTGCTCGAAATACCCTGTCTGCGCCAACAGGTGCGCAAACCCGAAGCCGATGCCTGCTATTACTCCCTGAGCGATTTCATACGCCCCGAAGAGGCGGGTGAACCCGACTACGTGGGTCTCTTCGCCATCACGGCCGGAGGCGACATACAACGCCGCATCGAGCGGCTGCGGCTTGCGGGCGACGACTACAACGCCCTGTTGCTGCAATCGCTGGCCGACCGCCTGGCCGAAGCGGCCTCGGAGTGGCTGCACCTGCACGTGCGGCGCGAGCTGTGGGGGTATGCCCCCGATGAACCTGCGCTCGGCCTGCCGGCACTCCTGGCGGGCGACTACCGGGGCATTCGTCCGGCCGTAGGCTACCCCTCTCTGCCCGACCACTCCCTCTTCTTCGACTGGAACCGGGCCCTCGACCTCGGCCAAATCGAGATTACCCTTACCGAGAACGGAGCCATGTATCCCAATGCCTCGACGGCCGGCCTCTACATCGCTCACCCCGAAGCCCGCTATTTCCACATCGGCCACATCGCCCCCGACCAGCGCGAACGGTATGCCCGCCAGCGGGGTCTCACCCTCGACGAGACGGGCAAGTGGCTCTCGGTATAG
- a CDS encoding DUF4286 family protein, whose product MIIFNTTYHADNARKDEFIGWLKESYIPTVLEHGLLQEPQLTRIFADNEEEGTSLSLQFKSPDTQALERWHEECGEALLAEMQKRFGDQVLGFSTLLEVIDL is encoded by the coding sequence ATGATTATCTTCAACACCACCTACCATGCCGACAACGCCCGCAAAGACGAGTTCATCGGCTGGCTCAAAGAGTCGTACATACCTACCGTGCTGGAACACGGCCTGTTGCAAGAACCTCAGTTGACCCGCATCTTTGCCGACAACGAAGAGGAGGGCACCAGCCTGTCGCTCCAATTCAAGTCGCCCGATACCCAGGCGCTGGAACGCTGGCACGAAGAGTGCGGCGAAGCATTGCTGGCCGAGATGCAGAAGCGGTTCGGCGACCAAGTATTGGGATTCAGTACGCTGCTCGAAGTAATCGATTTATAA
- a CDS encoding LamG-like jellyroll fold domain-containing protein: MKTKFLLLFFLGILYAGSAVSQTTNLALRFNGDGQVDCGTIQDLDNLDLYAIQFLVNPSEWVENAYVFKRGSGDEEFSLRLGSTGELIYKTGAQEITATTELPVGEWTQLTISAFANGIDVWTNGVKAWKANASGAVIPASESPFVIGERFKGRIDEFRFWNTEMPGDEPENLMFRNTVNKFHPKYDNLLVYYKFDQDQCDDIVDYKLAHHGTPVNVTREAVTDNDYFKYRVVSGYSSFVRHSDRVQIDRDMHLLTNDVIFLDGQVSGYTGEITMTYPDNQGTLENASYESSYEGRNGVVRFNGEGAGMHVGDKVLNANLGLPTLNYGTIEAWINIEEWSADAAIFNKSDDNHQLAIKLGDESKKELLVVVNGYTYNFENALKADGWEHIAVAIVSSTGRAQARVRLYTNSGATQAYSTRISTTDADDDFTFLSTTADAVVGENFKGYIDEVMVWGNSRDANKVAQDAEGTSVDLTFPGGGDGAIYLLSYWKFDDAENPGKDTRSWKEMLGEIRKMYEGYRGYKIRIGLISSDKDDSGNKVWLSHISEAAWREQLVADVKELLPYCDGIDIDFEWLYSGDSRWNTGYGPMVEQLREAIPSDKVFSVSLHPVAYYLPTKYIKMPDYYTFQIYGPAVTWFAYDNYVSAYNNFISWGFPKEKIGMSFPTTASTGSTVSGYKNIVAANPDLTTDQNTATMSGSTFTFNGVDCVKDKMNFILEQNSGTVMYFDMGNDVSVSDPLSLIRAANLVISANVDTLITSTEVSALPELTRENPQQTKLVYDEQARQIVVASVSDAELLRVALYSVSGMMLRDEKASGSQHSMRTDGLLSGIYIAQVRTTEGTDVFKFRVK; encoded by the coding sequence ATGAAAACCAAGTTTTTGTTGCTTTTCTTCTTAGGCATCTTATATGCCGGGTCGGCGGTTTCGCAGACAACCAACTTGGCCTTGCGCTTTAACGGTGACGGACAGGTGGATTGTGGAACTATCCAGGACCTCGATAATCTGGATTTGTATGCCATACAGTTTTTGGTGAATCCATCGGAGTGGGTGGAGAATGCCTATGTATTTAAACGGGGCAGTGGTGACGAGGAGTTCTCTCTGCGCCTGGGCAGTACCGGTGAGCTTATCTATAAGACCGGAGCACAAGAGATAACGGCCACAACCGAATTGCCGGTGGGCGAGTGGACTCAGTTGACCATCTCGGCCTTTGCCAACGGTATCGACGTGTGGACCAACGGCGTGAAGGCTTGGAAAGCCAATGCGTCGGGAGCGGTGATTCCTGCCTCGGAGTCGCCTTTTGTCATCGGCGAGCGTTTCAAAGGCCGTATCGATGAGTTCCGTTTCTGGAATACCGAGATGCCGGGTGACGAGCCCGAGAACCTGATGTTCCGCAACACGGTGAATAAGTTTCACCCCAAATACGACAATCTGTTAGTTTACTATAAATTCGATCAGGACCAGTGCGACGATATCGTCGACTACAAACTGGCACATCACGGCACGCCGGTGAATGTAACCCGCGAGGCCGTGACCGACAACGACTATTTCAAATATCGGGTCGTGTCGGGCTATTCGTCGTTTGTGCGTCACAGCGACCGCGTGCAGATCGATCGCGACATGCACCTGCTCACCAACGATGTCATCTTCCTCGACGGACAGGTGTCGGGCTACACGGGCGAGATTACGATGACTTATCCCGACAATCAGGGAACCTTGGAAAATGCTTCTTATGAGAGCAGCTACGAAGGCCGCAACGGTGTGGTTCGGTTCAATGGCGAAGGTGCCGGCATGCATGTGGGCGACAAGGTGCTGAATGCCAACCTGGGATTGCCTACATTGAACTATGGTACCATCGAGGCTTGGATCAACATCGAGGAGTGGAGTGCCGATGCCGCTATCTTCAACAAGAGCGACGACAACCACCAACTGGCCATAAAGCTGGGCGACGAGTCGAAAAAAGAGCTGCTCGTGGTGGTGAACGGTTATACCTACAATTTTGAAAATGCGTTGAAAGCCGACGGTTGGGAGCACATTGCCGTGGCCATCGTTTCGTCTACGGGACGTGCACAGGCTCGTGTTCGGCTTTATACCAACAGCGGGGCCACACAGGCATATTCTACAAGAATCTCGACGACCGATGCCGACGACGACTTTACCTTCCTGAGCACGACGGCCGATGCCGTGGTGGGTGAGAATTTCAAGGGGTATATCGACGAGGTAATGGTTTGGGGTAACTCCCGTGATGCCAACAAGGTGGCACAAGATGCCGAAGGAACGTCGGTCGACCTGACCTTCCCCGGGGGTGGCGACGGTGCCATCTACCTGTTGTCCTACTGGAAATTCGACGATGCCGAGAATCCCGGCAAGGATACCCGCAGCTGGAAAGAGATGCTGGGCGAGATTCGCAAGATGTACGAGGGCTATCGCGGCTACAAGATTCGTATCGGTCTTATCTCGTCGGACAAGGACGATAGTGGAAACAAGGTATGGCTGTCGCATATATCGGAAGCTGCCTGGCGTGAACAACTGGTAGCCGATGTGAAGGAGCTGTTGCCCTATTGCGATGGTATAGACATCGACTTCGAGTGGCTGTATAGCGGGGACAGCCGATGGAATACCGGCTACGGCCCCATGGTGGAGCAGTTGCGCGAAGCCATTCCCTCCGACAAGGTGTTCAGTGTGTCGCTGCACCCGGTAGCCTACTATTTGCCGACCAAGTACATCAAGATGCCCGATTACTATACTTTCCAGATTTACGGACCGGCAGTTACCTGGTTTGCTTACGACAACTACGTATCGGCTTACAACAATTTCATTTCGTGGGGATTTCCCAAGGAGAAGATAGGCATGTCGTTCCCCACGACGGCCAGCACGGGCAGTACGGTATCGGGTTACAAGAATATTGTGGCCGCCAATCCCGACCTGACTACCGACCAGAATACGGCTACAATGTCGGGGTCGACCTTTACCTTCAACGGAGTGGATTGTGTAAAGGACAAGATGAATTTCATTCTCGAGCAGAACAGCGGCACGGTAATGTATTTCGATATGGGTAACGACGTGTCGGTATCCGACCCGCTGAGTCTGATACGGGCTGCCAACCTGGTAATCTCGGCTAATGTCGATACCCTCATCACCTCTACCGAGGTATCGGCTTTGCCCGAACTGACCCGGGAGAATCCGCAACAGACCAAACTCGTCTATGACGAGCAGGCACGTCAGATTGTGGTAGCTTCGGTCTCTGATGCCGAACTGCTGCGGGTCGCGCTCTATTCGGTCTCGGGCATGATGCTGCGCGACGAAAAGGCATCGGGTTCACAGCACTCGATGCGGACCGATGGCCTGCTGTCGGGTATCTATATCGCACAGGTACGGACGACCGAAGGGACCGATGTTTTTAAGTTTCGAGTTAAATAG
- a CDS encoding two-component regulator propeller domain-containing protein: MGKSKLHICIFLCSVIWGCFMAGAASDFYFKQLSQRDGLPQNSVRTIILDHKGFLWIGTKSGVSRFDYYEFKNYTAVPDSSNSLPGNLIHFIVEDEQNHIWISTDRGMCVYRREYDDFQPVYWNDKILQAHSYMLADDGLYLGGRGVIYRWSYEESTLDTVALRWKEPSRAFFNRMARWNERYWVLSSRWNGLWLLDRQTGVIDRPDFCREKEIMAMEVDRQGNLWISPYGKGIDRYGSGGRVRTHYDVSNSALTNDVILDIEENDNQLWLATDGGGISILNSINNTFSNIRYVPGDVYSFPFSSVFSLYRDRDGNMWAGTIRGGLFGIKEVFMRTYRDVSPGNRYGMSDKTVLCLYEDDGGVVWLGTDGGGLNRLDPSTHTFTHYPNTFGAKVASITRYSDHELLMYFFSRGLYIFDKRTGNLRPFVFLDPRRNEEVIHSGISVNVDCFDTDKIHFFADRIYTYDKQRNSFSSVRVADSTRYYGAVQRFYSNKDFTYLFGHNYILRLDHATNEAESLLSLGYRYQINAACCDDRGNFWIGTDKGLLYYDVPNRALRAVKTNMFREVTSVAYADRSLWLGADGLLFRYSIQEDRIFIYGDSDGAVPNEYLHKSTLISRDGKDIYMGGISGLLRIDRERFKQYKSSVTPVVLLSDVDLDGKTVMNRIDASDQSIRIPWNYTSLTLKTMVREKDIFRKKMFRFDIQGLGRSAIESYDHTLTLYSLPVGSYRVMASCSTADGGWSPSQCILQIEVVPPWWKTPWFIVLMVVAVIVMYVLAMVYTIKKKNDRMQLEMKERERKVYEDKVRFLINVSHELRTPLTLIYAPLKRLLRHEMVDEPLKTQLTQIFKQARRMRSIINMVLDMRRMEVGYEALHLSSHPFNAWVESIVDDFTEEFKAKKINLDFVPDERIESISFDKDKCEIVLSNLLMNALKFSDEATTVRVSTEVRDERVRVLVTDEGIGLNESDFSHLFTRFYQGEHRLSGSGIGLSYSKTLLELHGGEIGAYNNETRGATFWFELPLSHQDEEVVCAPGMYLNNIQFAENVTEPAVSEKDFPLKEYSILIIDDEKEIQSFVKSSFADVFKQIYTADDGKDGLMMVHQYQPDLVICDIMMPRMDGFEFCRLLKSDIQISHIPVILLTARDNPESQSAGYKLGADFYLSKPFDDDVLLAIIRNLLWNREQIKSYYRNAGPVTIVPKDQTFSNADEQFLLKLNKLIQDNMGNPDLDVKYLTVELGMSRASLYNKVKALTGLGVNDLINRMRIEQAMQLLAETDWPVAEVAEKAGFSNARYFSTSFKQFTSLTPREYREQHKNK, from the coding sequence ATGGGAAAGAGCAAACTACATATTTGTATCTTTTTATGTAGCGTGATATGGGGCTGCTTCATGGCCGGGGCGGCATCCGATTTCTATTTTAAACAGCTCTCGCAACGCGACGGTCTCCCTCAAAATTCGGTACGCACGATTATTCTCGACCACAAAGGCTTCCTGTGGATTGGTACGAAATCGGGGGTAAGTCGTTTTGATTACTACGAATTCAAGAATTATACGGCTGTTCCCGACTCGTCCAATTCGCTGCCGGGCAATCTCATACACTTTATTGTGGAAGATGAGCAAAATCACATCTGGATTTCGACCGACCGGGGTATGTGTGTCTACCGGCGCGAGTATGATGATTTTCAGCCGGTTTATTGGAACGATAAGATTTTGCAGGCTCACTCCTACATGTTGGCCGACGACGGTCTTTACCTGGGAGGCCGGGGTGTCATTTACCGATGGAGCTATGAAGAGTCCACTCTCGACACGGTGGCATTGCGGTGGAAAGAACCGTCGCGGGCATTCTTTAACCGCATGGCTCGCTGGAACGAACGCTATTGGGTGCTTTCGTCGCGGTGGAACGGGTTGTGGTTGCTCGATCGGCAGACCGGTGTGATTGACCGTCCCGACTTCTGCCGGGAGAAGGAGATTATGGCAATGGAGGTCGACCGCCAGGGCAACCTGTGGATTTCTCCTTACGGAAAAGGAATAGACCGATATGGCTCGGGAGGTCGGGTACGCACTCACTACGATGTATCCAACTCGGCTCTGACCAACGATGTGATACTCGACATCGAGGAGAATGACAACCAGTTGTGGTTGGCTACCGATGGTGGAGGCATCAGCATTTTGAATAGCATCAACAACACCTTTTCCAATATCCGGTACGTGCCGGGCGATGTCTACTCCTTCCCGTTCAGTTCGGTCTTCAGCCTCTACCGCGACCGCGACGGCAACATGTGGGCGGGTACCATACGGGGCGGACTGTTCGGTATCAAGGAGGTGTTCATGCGCACCTATCGCGATGTGTCGCCCGGCAACCGCTATGGCATGAGCGACAAAACCGTGTTGTGCCTCTATGAGGACGATGGGGGTGTGGTGTGGCTCGGTACCGATGGTGGTGGCTTGAATCGGCTTGATCCCTCGACACACACCTTTACCCATTATCCGAATACGTTTGGGGCCAAGGTAGCTTCGATTACCCGGTACAGCGACCACGAGCTGCTCATGTATTTCTTCTCCCGCGGGCTCTACATTTTCGACAAGCGCACGGGCAACTTGCGCCCCTTTGTCTTCCTCGACCCGCGCCGCAACGAAGAGGTGATTCATTCGGGCATATCGGTCAATGTCGACTGTTTCGATACCGACAAGATTCATTTCTTTGCCGACAGGATTTATACCTACGACAAGCAGCGCAACTCTTTCTCATCGGTTCGGGTAGCCGATTCCACTCGCTATTACGGGGCCGTACAGCGTTTTTATTCCAATAAGGATTTTACCTATCTTTTCGGGCACAATTATATTCTGAGGCTCGACCATGCGACCAACGAGGCCGAGAGCCTGCTGTCGCTCGGCTATCGCTATCAGATTAATGCCGCCTGCTGCGACGATCGGGGAAACTTCTGGATTGGTACCGATAAGGGCCTGTTGTATTATGATGTGCCTAACCGGGCATTGCGAGCCGTCAAGACCAACATGTTCCGCGAGGTTACCTCGGTAGCCTATGCCGATCGCAGTCTGTGGCTGGGTGCCGACGGGTTGCTTTTCCGCTATTCGATTCAGGAAGACCGCATTTTCATTTATGGAGATTCAGATGGTGCGGTGCCCAATGAGTATCTGCATAAATCGACTTTGATTTCCCGTGACGGGAAGGATATTTATATGGGTGGCATCTCGGGCTTGCTGCGTATCGATCGTGAAAGGTTCAAGCAGTACAAGTCGTCGGTGACTCCCGTTGTGTTGCTGTCTGATGTCGATCTCGACGGTAAGACCGTGATGAACCGAATCGATGCCAGTGACCAGTCGATACGCATACCCTGGAACTATACCTCGCTGACGTTGAAAACGATGGTGCGCGAGAAAGATATTTTCCGCAAGAAGATGTTTCGCTTCGACATACAGGGGTTGGGGCGTTCTGCCATCGAATCGTATGACCACACGCTCACCCTCTATTCCCTGCCCGTAGGCTCCTATCGGGTGATGGCATCATGCAGTACGGCCGATGGTGGGTGGAGCCCCTCGCAGTGTATTCTGCAAATCGAGGTTGTGCCGCCCTGGTGGAAGACACCGTGGTTTATTGTGCTGATGGTGGTTGCCGTGATTGTCATGTATGTTTTGGCAATGGTCTACACCATTAAAAAGAAAAACGACCGCATGCAGCTCGAAATGAAGGAGCGGGAGCGCAAGGTGTATGAAGACAAAGTGCGTTTCCTCATCAACGTAAGTCATGAGTTGCGCACGCCGCTTACCCTCATTTATGCCCCGCTGAAACGGCTGTTGCGGCATGAGATGGTCGATGAGCCGCTGAAAACGCAACTGACCCAGATATTCAAGCAAGCTCGCCGTATGCGCAGCATCATCAACATGGTGCTGGATATGCGGCGCATGGAGGTGGGGTATGAGGCTTTGCACTTGTCGTCCCACCCGTTCAATGCGTGGGTTGAATCGATTGTCGACGATTTTACCGAGGAGTTCAAGGCCAAGAAGATAAACTTGGATTTTGTTCCCGACGAACGTATCGAGAGCATCTCGTTCGACAAGGACAAGTGCGAAATCGTACTCTCCAACTTGTTGATGAATGCGTTGAAATTCAGCGACGAGGCGACCACCGTGCGTGTCTCGACCGAGGTGCGTGACGAGCGGGTGAGGGTATTGGTAACCGACGAAGGTATCGGATTGAACGAGAGTGACTTTTCTCACCTGTTTACCCGCTTCTATCAGGGTGAGCACCGGTTGAGCGGCAGCGGTATAGGTTTGTCCTATTCCAAAACGTTGCTCGAACTGCACGGTGGGGAGATTGGCGCCTATAATAACGAAACGAGGGGGGCCACCTTCTGGTTCGAGTTGCCTCTCTCGCATCAAGATGAAGAGGTGGTATGTGCCCCGGGCATGTATCTGAACAACATTCAGTTTGCCGAGAATGTGACCGAGCCGGCCGTGTCGGAAAAAGATTTCCCGTTGAAGGAGTATTCGATTCTGATTATCGACGACGAGAAAGAGATACAGTCGTTTGTGAAGAGTTCGTTTGCCGATGTGTTCAAGCAAATCTACACGGCCGACGACGGGAAAGACGGTCTCATGATGGTGCATCAGTATCAGCCCGATCTGGTTATTTGCGACATCATGATGCCCCGCATGGACGGCTTCGAATTCTGCCGGTTGTTGAAGAGCGACATACAGATAAGCCATATCCCGGTCATCTTGCTGACGGCCCGCGACAATCCCGAGAGCCAGTCGGCAGGCTACAAGCTGGGAGCCGACTTTTACCTGTCGAAGCCCTTCGACGACGATGTGTTGCTTGCCATCATTCGCAATCTGTTGTGGAACCGCGAGCAGATCAAGAGCTATTACAGGAATGCCGGTCCGGTGACCATCGTGCCCAAAGACCAGACATTCAGCAATGCCGACGAACAATTTTTGTTGAAACTCAATAAATTGATACAGGACAATATGGGAAATCCCGATTTGGACGTGAAATATTTGACCGTCGAGCTGGGTATGAGCCGAGCCTCCTTATATAATAAGGTGAAGGCTCTGACCGGTTTGGGGGTAAACGACTTGATTAATCGTATGCGAATCGAGCAGGCCATGCAGTTGCTGGCCGAGACCGATTGGCCGGTAGCCGAGGTGGCCGAAAAAGCAGGCTTTTCCAACGCCCGCTATTTTAGCACCAGCTTCAAGCAGTTTACCTCGCTCACACCCCGCGAGTATAGGGAGCAGCACAAGAACAAGTGA